A DNA window from Phragmites australis chromosome 11, lpPhrAust1.1, whole genome shotgun sequence contains the following coding sequences:
- the LOC133885668 gene encoding probable protein phosphatase 2C 49, protein MAEVYCEEAKSTPAPASSVAATTLARSRARVEMAVAGGFRPKPAADEGGSGARGGKRLRVACATPGRPCPRRGAWSGSRWWPRYGVTSVCGLRREMEDAVSIRPDFLRSSSGKHHFFGVFDGHGCSHVARMCQDRMQELVADEFRKARSGKGATAAAEPAWKEAMEKGFARMDDEASSWAASRGGDDPVCRCELQSPARCDLVGSTAVVAVVGPTHVVIANAGDSRAVLSRAGVPVPLSVDHKPDRPDELERIREAGGRVIYWEGARVLGVLAMSRAIGDGYLKPFVTAEPEVTVTERSDDDECLILASDGLWDVVTNEMACEVVRACFRSNGPPSPGSRPNGVLPSAAAVKGVDKAESNRACSDAALLLAKLALARRSSDNVSVVVVDLRRGF, encoded by the exons ATGGCCGAGGTCTACTGCGAGGAGGCCAAGTCGACGCCAGCGCCGGCGTCGTCGGTGGCCGCCACCACGCTCGCCAGGAGCCGCGCTAGGGTTGAAATGGCCGTGGCCGGGGGATTCCGCCCCAAGCCGGCTGCGGATGAGGGTGGCAGTGGCGCGCGCGGCGGCAAGCGGCTGAGGGTTGCGTGCGCGACGCCAGGCCGCCCGTGTCCAAGGCGCGGAGCGTGGTCCGGGTCGAGGTGGTGGCCGAGGTACGGCGTCACCTCCGTGTGCGGCCTCCGGCGCGAGATGGAGGATGCTGTGTCCATCAGGCCGGACTTCCTGCGCAGCTCCTCCGGCAAGCACCATTTCTTCGGCGTCTTTGACGGCCACGGTTGCTCCCAT GTGGCCAGGATGTGCCAGGACAGGATGCAGGAGCTGGTCGCGGACGAGTTCAGGAAGGCGCGCTCCGGCAAAGGAGCCACGGCTGCGGCGGAGCCAGCGTGGAAGGAGGCGATGGAAAAAGGGTTCGCGCGGATGGACGATGAGGCATCGAGCTGGGCCGCGAGCCGCGGTGGTGATGACCCCGTCTGCCGCTGCGAGTTGCAGTCGCCGGCCCGGTGCGACCTTGTGGGCTCAACCGCCGTTGTCGCGGTCGTCGGCCCCACCCACGTAGTCATCGCCAACGCCGGCGACTCCCGCGCTGTCCTCTCCCGCGCCGGCGTCCCCGTCCCCCTGTCTGTCGATCACAAG CCTGACCGGCCCGACGAGTTAGAGCGCATTCGTGAGGCGGGTGGCCGCGTCATCTACTGGGAAGGCGCCAGGGTGCTCGGCGTCCTTGCCATGTCTCGAGCCATCG GGGACGGCTACCTGAAGCCGTTCGTGACGGCGGAGCCGGAGGTGACGGTGACGGAGCGCTCCGACGACGACGAGTGCCTGATCCTGGCGAGCGACGGGCTGTGGGACGTAGTGACCAACGAGATGGCGTGCGAGGTCGTCAGGGCGTGCTTCCGGAGCAACGGCCCGCCGTCGCCGGGCTCGAGGCCGAACGGCGTGCTCCCGTCCGCCGCCGCGGTGAAGGGGGTGGACAAGGCCGAGTCCAACAGGGCGTGCTCCGACGCGGCCCTGCTGCTCGCGAAGCTCGCACTCGCGCGCCGGAGCTCGGACAACGTcagcgtcgtcgtcgtcgacctCCGGCGTGGGTTCTGA